One part of the Phragmites australis chromosome 3, lpPhrAust1.1, whole genome shotgun sequence genome encodes these proteins:
- the LOC133913720 gene encoding uncharacterized protein LOC133913720 isoform X2 — MEGAAVRHRTVEANGISMHVAEAGGEGAEGNSRPAVLFLHGFPELWYSWRHQLEHLAARGYRCVAPDLRGYGDTTAPPEVSSYSAFHVVGDVVGLLDALCLDKEPGVAEKEFSPANARYIVRQILCSRFTSEADGGKKPEVDDDSPLPPWLTEADVDHFASAFERTGFTGGINYYRNMDRNWDLAAPWADAKVRVPTKFIVGDGDLTYQYPGIKDYIHKGGFKADVPLLEDVVVIPGAGHFIQQEKADEVSKHIYDFISKF; from the exons ATGGAGGGGGCGGCGGTGAGGCACCGGACGGTGGAGGCGAACGGCATCTCGATGCACGTGGCGGAGGCCGGCGGCGAAGGCGCGGAGGGGAACAGCAGGCCGGCGGTGCTGTTCCTGCACGGCTTCCCGGAGCTCTGGTACTCGTGGCGCCACCAGCTGGAGCACCTCGCCGCGCGCGGCTACCGCTGCGTCGCGCCCGACCTCCGCGGCTACGGCGACACCACCGCGCCGCCGGAGGTGTCGTCCTACTCCGCCTTCCACGTCGTCGGCGACGTCGTCGGCCTCCTCGACGCGCTCTGCCTCGACAAG GAGCCTGGGGTCGCAGAGAAGGAGTTCTCCCCGGCCAACGCCCGGTACATCGTGAGGCAGATCCTGTGCAGCCGTTTCACCTCCGAGGCGGACGGCGGCAAGAAGCCAGAGGTCGACGACGACTCGCCGCTCCCCCCGTGGCTCACGGAGGCGGACGTGGACCACTTCGCGTCGGCGTTCGAGAGGACGGGGTTCACGGGCGGCATCAACTACTACCGCAACATGGACCGGAACTGGGATCTGGCGGCGCCGTGGGCGGACGCCAAGGTGCGGGTGCCCACCAAGTTCAtcgtcggcgacggcgaccTCACGTACCAGTACCCGGGCATCAAGGACTACATCCACAAGGGCGGCTTCAAGGCCGACGTGCCGCTGCTCGAGGATGTCGTCGTCATCCCTGGCGCGGGGCACTTCATCCAGCAGGAGAAGGCCGATGAGGTCAGCAAACACATCTACGACTTCATCTCCAAGTTCTGA
- the LOC133910831 gene encoding translocase of chloroplast 101, chloroplastic-like — MAGDDKQEDQNVGAEAVNDVVPEPFVADVGGINGGDMRTVDALEEKPGGSDLQIAELPADLNVTEEEDAGIGLHNDDSDAKDSTAKHEAVTDIEDASPENVATRDGTSELVEVRDNVADLHSVADGGHNKVDEKTDGDHEASDDPASMPIYICDDVVELLGKELEDNVPASKGTHFGVDDSDVVKINSNDEDEEEFDGKNIELLDYAALAELLRAANRSPGQGMAKVFPVEPSEHRHFPPTMVSIPRTDVAYTPVLEVVADQENEMTDEEKKLYRKLDIARIKYMRLIHRIGYDADHQVPVQVLYRLNHVEGLRRIRIANHSSELENAWKRALQLEAEGIEDLDFSCNVLVLGKTGVGKSATINSIFGEDKSKTNAFLPATSSVKEVTGVVDGVKFRVVDTPGLGTSAMDENSNRKVLNSVKKYMKRCPLDVILYVDRIDAQRQDANSLSLFRGITSVLGQSIWSRTIITLTYSAAAPPEGPSGSAMNYDLVVTHRTHAIWQNIRQATNDPRIENAVALVENHHLCRRNTEGEKVPPNGLIWRRLLLLLWYSQKMVAEIEGLSPHHAAPASLFGRFFQVPPLPYFLPSLLQSREHTRCSTDQNLESVDSDFDIDELLNEDQDDEDDYDQLPPFKLLSKSQKKQLKEQLRRFKETKKKEANNHDVPADDDHPDDEYDTDRSLMPDWALPSSFDSDDPVYHYRCLEPTPNLLVRAVSNPDGWDHDCGFDGVSLQHSLDVANKFPASLWVQVNKDKREFTIHLDSSMSAKHGDYGSTLAGFDIQTMMGQFAYTLRGDTSFKNFKKNMTTGGLSMTLLGNIMVTGAKLQDKLSVGNRLTLVANTGAVSMRGDTAYGVNTEATLREKNYPVGQGLVTLGASLVSWRKEWTMAANLGSQFSVGRTSNMAFHVDVNNKLTGRMNIKANTSEQLKIALLGICSATMWTCKGGKKISHSFSQALVTHFLENKLMATNMTPGSQEHDSPYGIFRSRAAAVGTAARRRGGGAAFAGRRGGGAAGPPQFVTEGLFDLVSPGAFSCRQLRGFHGLGSTKILTLTRKNDRRVCARKW, encoded by the exons ATGGCAGGG GATGATAAGCAGGAGGATCAGAATGTTGGTGCGGAGGCTGTCAATGATGTGGTGCCTGAGCCTTTCGTGGCCGATGTTGGGGGCATAAATGGCGGTGACATGCGCACTGTGGATGCTTTGGAGGAAAAACCCGGAGGGTCTGATCTTCAGATAGCTGAATTACCTGCCGATCTGAATGTTACAGAAGAAGAGGATGCCGGCATTGGACTTCACAATGATGATTCTGATGCAAAAGATAGTACAGCCAAGCATGAGGCTGTTACGGATATCGAAGATGCCAGTCCTGAAAATGTTGCCACAAGAGATGGCACATCTGAGCTTGTGGAAGTTCGTGATAATGTTGCTGACTTGCATTCTGTTGCTGATGGTGGTCATAATAAGGTAGATGAGAAAACCGATGGTGATCATGAAGCTTCTGATGATCCTGCATCCATGCCAATCTATATATGTGACGATGTTGTGGAGCTTCTTGGAAAAGAATTGGAGGACAATGTGCCTGCTTCCAAAGGCACACACTTTGGTGTGGATGATTCAGATGTGGTGAAGATCAATagcaatgatgaagatgaagaggagTTCGATGGAAAGAATATCGAGCTTCTTGATTATGCAGCTTTAGCTGAACTTTTGAGGGCGGCCAACAGATCACCTGGACAAGGCATGGCTAAGGTTTTCCCAGTTGAACCCTCTGAGCACAGGCATTTTCCTCCCACCATGGTCAGCATTCCTAGGACAGACGTGGCATATACTCCCGTGCTTGAAGTAGTTGCTGACCAAGAGAATGAGATGActgatgaggagaagaagttgtACCGAAAGTTGGACATAGCACGAATCAAGTACATGCGTCTCATTCATAGAATAGGGTATGATGCTGACCATCAGGTACCTGTACAAGTGTTGTATCGGCTTAATCACGTTGAAGGCTTGAGGCGCATAAGGATTGCAAACCATTCCTCCGAGCTCGAGAATGCCTGGAAGAGGGCTTTGCAGCTTGAGGCAGAGGGAATAGAGGACTTAGACTTCTCTTGCAATGTTTTAGTCCTTGGGAAGACTGGGGTGGGGAAGAGTGCAACAATAAACTCCATCTTTGGTGAGGATAAATCCAAAACAAATGCTTTTCTACCGGCGACATCATCCGTGAAGGAGGTTACTGGAGTTGTTGATGGTGTTAAGTTTCGTGTTGTCGACACTCCTGGACTTGGGACTTCAGCAATGGATGAAAATTCAAATAGGAAAGTGCTCAATTCTGTCAAGAAGTATATGAAGAGATGCCCTCTTGATGTTATTCTATATGTCGATCGGATTGATGCCCAGCGACAGGATGCTAATAGCCTATCCCTCTTTCGAGGTATTACCAGTGTGCTAGGCCAGTCAATATGGTCCAGAACAATTATTACTCTCACTTACTCAGCAGCAGCTCCCCCTGAAGGGCCTAGTGGTTCGGCAATGAACTATGATTTGGTTGTGACTCATCGGACTCATGCAATTTGGCAAAACATCCGACAGGCAACTAATGATCCTCGTATTGAGAATGCAGTAGCTCTTGTGGAGAACCATCATCTTTGTCGGAGGAATACAGAAGGTGAAAAGGTGCCTCCTAATGGCCTTATTTGGAGGCGtttgctcctcctcctgtgGTACTCACAAAAGATGGTTGCTGAGATTGAAGGTCTCTCACCCCACCATGCTGCTCCTGCAAGTCTCTTTGGTCGCTTTTTTCAAGTGCCTCCACTTCCTTATTTCTTACCATCTTTGCTGCAATCTAGAGAGCACACTAGGTGTTCTACTGACCAGAATCTTGAGAGTGTGGACTCAGATTTTGATATAGATGAATTGTTGAATGAGGAtcaggatgatgaagatgactaCGATCAACTTCCTCCCTTTAAGCTGTTAAGTAAATCCCAG aagaagcagttgaaggaaCAGCTCAGAAGATTTaaggaaacaaagaagaaagagGCCAATAATCATGATGTACCTGCTGATgatgatcatcctgatgatgAGTATGACACAGATAGATCTCTTATGCCAGATTGggccttgccatcttcatttgACTCTGATGATCCAGTGTACCATTATCGGTGCCTTGAGCCTACACCAAATCTTCTGGTGCGTGCTGTTTCCAACCCTGATGGATGGGATCATGATTGTGGATTCGACGGTGTGAGCCTCCAACACAGCCTTGATGTGGCCAATAAGTTTCCAGCTTCTCTGTGGGTTCAAGTTAACAAGGACAAGAGAGAGTTCACCATTCATTTGGATTCCTCGATGTCAGCTAAGCATGGGGATTATGGCTCAACCCTTGCAGGCTTTGACATCCAAACAATGATGGGCCAGTTTGCGTACACCCTCAGAGGGGATACCAGtttcaagaacttcaagaaaaaTATGACCACTGGCGGTTTATCCATGACTTTATTGGGAAATATCATGGTGACTGGAGCAAAGCTTCAAGACAAGCTTTCAGTGGGTAATAGGTTAACACTTGTAGCAAACACTGGTGCTGTGTCCATGAGAGGTGATACTGCATATGGAGTGAATACGGAGGCGACTCTGCGAGAGAAAAACTATCCTGTAGGTCAAGGCCTTGTAACTTTGGGTGCATCCTTAGTAAGTTGGCGTAAAGAATGGACCATGGCTGCAAACTTGGGTTCCCAGTTCTCTGTTGGAAGGACGTCAAACATGGCGTTTCATGTTGATGTAAACAACAAACTAACCGGACGGATGAACATCAAGGCTAACACTTCAGAGCAGCTGAAGATCGCCCTATTGGGTATCTGTTCGGCGACAAT GTGGACATGtaaaggaggaaaaaaaatttCTCATAGCTTTTCACAGGCTCTTGTTACACACTTTCTGGAAAACAAGCTCATGGCTACAAA taTGACCCCAGGGAGCCAAGAACATGACTCTCCTTATGGGATCTTCCGCAGCCGAGCCGCGGCAGTCGGAACCGCGGCTCGGCGGCGCGGTGGTGGTGCGGCCTTCGCtggccggcgcggcggcggtgccgcaGGACCGCCGCAGTTTGTCACGGAGGGCCTTTTTGACCTCGTGAGCCCAGGAGCCTTCTCCTGCAGGCAGCTGAGGGGGTTTCATGGCCTCGGCTCAACCAAAATCCTAACACTGACTCGCAAGAACGACCGAAGAGTGTGTGCAAGGAAATGGTAG
- the LOC133913720 gene encoding uncharacterized protein LOC133913720 isoform X1, translating into MEGAAVRHRTVEANGISMHVAEAGGEGAEGNSRPAVLFLHGFPELWYSWRHQLEHLAARGYRCVAPDLRGYGDTTAPPEVSSYSAFHVVGDVVGLLDALCLDKVFVVGHDWGALIAWYLCLFRPDRVIALVNTSVAFMRHVMIGTGAGAVKPTDHFNRTYGPNYYICRYQEPGVAEKEFSPANARYIVRQILCSRFTSEADGGKKPEVDDDSPLPPWLTEADVDHFASAFERTGFTGGINYYRNMDRNWDLAAPWADAKVRVPTKFIVGDGDLTYQYPGIKDYIHKGGFKADVPLLEDVVVIPGAGHFIQQEKADEVSKHIYDFISKF; encoded by the exons ATGGAGGGGGCGGCGGTGAGGCACCGGACGGTGGAGGCGAACGGCATCTCGATGCACGTGGCGGAGGCCGGCGGCGAAGGCGCGGAGGGGAACAGCAGGCCGGCGGTGCTGTTCCTGCACGGCTTCCCGGAGCTCTGGTACTCGTGGCGCCACCAGCTGGAGCACCTCGCCGCGCGCGGCTACCGCTGCGTCGCGCCCGACCTCCGCGGCTACGGCGACACCACCGCGCCGCCGGAGGTGTCGTCCTACTCCGCCTTCCACGTCGTCGGCGACGTCGTCGGCCTCCTCGACGCGCTCTGCCTCGACAAG GTGTTCGTGGTGGGTCACGACTGGGGCGCCCTGATCGCGTGGTACCTGTGCCTGTTCCGCCCCGACCGGGTGATCGCGCTGGTGAACACCAGCGTCGCCTTCATGCGCCACGTCATGATcggcaccggcgccggcgccgtcaAGCCCACCGACCACTTCAACCGCACCTACGGCCCCAACTACTACATCTGCCGATACCAG GAGCCTGGGGTCGCAGAGAAGGAGTTCTCCCCGGCCAACGCCCGGTACATCGTGAGGCAGATCCTGTGCAGCCGTTTCACCTCCGAGGCGGACGGCGGCAAGAAGCCAGAGGTCGACGACGACTCGCCGCTCCCCCCGTGGCTCACGGAGGCGGACGTGGACCACTTCGCGTCGGCGTTCGAGAGGACGGGGTTCACGGGCGGCATCAACTACTACCGCAACATGGACCGGAACTGGGATCTGGCGGCGCCGTGGGCGGACGCCAAGGTGCGGGTGCCCACCAAGTTCAtcgtcggcgacggcgaccTCACGTACCAGTACCCGGGCATCAAGGACTACATCCACAAGGGCGGCTTCAAGGCCGACGTGCCGCTGCTCGAGGATGTCGTCGTCATCCCTGGCGCGGGGCACTTCATCCAGCAGGAGAAGGCCGATGAGGTCAGCAAACACATCTACGACTTCATCTCCAAGTTCTGA
- the LOC133910829 gene encoding uncharacterized protein LOC133910829, which translates to MAARSPSCKRGSLLAVAIVLSASLVAAAGVDLKEACATTPHPDVCMTVLQACPDSKDATSPRALAEVAIRAASNVGAAAGTFARAELDVVKDTDMWQCLDECAEDIEEAVSHLDDTEGEIDSAKFNDVKLFLDTAERDSWSCDESCRYAPETPVKASLLSKNKDFETIMAVTHALIKQATEGAAPAPSPMPSSP; encoded by the coding sequence ATGGCGGCGAGATCGCCCAGTTGCAAGCGCGGctccctcctcgccgtcgccatcgtCCTCTCGGCCtccctcgtcgccgccgccggcgtcgaCCTCAAGGAAGCGTGCGCCACGACGCCGCACCCGGACGTCTGCATGACCGTCCTCCAGGCCTGCCCCGACAGCAAGGACGCCACCAGCCCTCGCGCGCTGGCCGAGGTCGCCATCCGCGCGGCCTCCAACGTCGGCGCCGCGGCGGGCACCTTCGCGCGCGCCGAGCTGGACGTGGTCAAGGACACGGACATGTGGCAGTGCCTGGACGAGTGCGCCGAGGACATCGAGGAGGCCGTCTCCCACCTCGACGATACCGAGGGCGAGATCGACAGCGCTAAGTTCAATGACGTGAAGCTCTTCCTCGACACCGCCGAGCGGGACTCGTGGTCCTGCGACGAGAGCTGCCGGTACGCGCCCGAGACGCCCGTCAAGGCCTCGctgctctccaagaacaaggacttcGAGACCATCATGGCGGTCACCCACGCGCTCATCAAGCAGGCCACCGAGGGAGCCGCGCCGGCACCGTCGCCGATGCCGTCGTCGCCATGA
- the LOC133913719 gene encoding cell number regulator 10-like has product MYPAKPNEPATGVPVGGPGTANQWSTGLFDCFDDCGLCCMTWCCPCITFGRVAEIVDRGASSCGTSGALYSMLLYFTGCHWIYSCTYRAKMRAEFNLPESPCCDCCVHFCCEPCALCQQYRELKARGFDPDLGWHLNMERRAGAGAGNVYPPAPQQMGR; this is encoded by the exons ATGTATCCCGCTAAGCCCAACGAGCCGGCCACCGGCGTCCCCGTCGGCGGCCCCGGCACGGCCAACCAGTGGTCCACCGGCCTCTTCGACTGCTTCGACGACTGCGGCCTCT GCTGCATGACGTGGTGCTGCCCGTGCATCACGTTCGGGCGCGTCGCGGAGATCGTGGACCGCGGCGCTTCGTCGTGCGGGACGAGCGGGGCGCTGTACTCGATGCTCCTGTACTTCACGGGGTGCCACTGGATCTACTCGTGCACGTACCGCGCCAAGATGCGCGCGGAGTTCAACCTCCCCGAGTCCCCCTGCTGCGACTGCTGCGTCCACTTCTGCTGCGAGCCCTGCGCGCTGTGCCAGCAGTACAGGGAGCTCAAGGCGCGCGGCTTCGACCCCGACCTCGGCTGGCACCTCAACATGGAGaggcgcgccggcgccggcgccggcaacGTCTACCCGCCCGCGCCGCAGCAGATGGGCCGCTAG
- the LOC133910830 gene encoding uncharacterized protein LOC133910830, with amino-acid sequence MHARIRRRKSLPTTPTTNTKNHSLNNTATYIYMRVRWNAAAQFMLEQKRRKKLRRTESKKMAAPMGTSLFVLFLCVSLHVLPAADAARLPPGSSQIMATCKTGPFPELCVRELVQRLLDIQIALASASDQAATIAGGPGQVDAKALVAVAMEAAAEAGAVATSVFEGKLPGFNSSVPDFRKCLANCTVTMKSAMKKIHGASAAVKAGANDIAKTLASRAIGDVSSCTLSCKELNGDVRLILQQSLVEFQKMLQIAVAFISKIKPKPVPPPPVPTMP; translated from the coding sequence atgcacgcgcgCATCCGTCGTCGGAAAAGCCTCCCGACCACACCGACGACGAACACCAAGAACCACTCCCTGAACAATACGGCaacgtatatatatatgcgcgTGCGATGGAATGCAGCAGCACAATTTATGCTCgaacagaagaggagaaagaaactACGAAGAACAGAGAGCAAGAAAATGGCTGCGCCCATGGGCACGTCCCTGTTCGTCCTCTTCCTTTGCGTCTCCCTCCACGTCCTCCcggccgccgacgccgcgcGCCTCCCGCCCGGCTCCAGCCAGATCATGGCCACCTGCAAGACGGGGCCGTTCCCGGAGCTCTGCGTGCGCGAGCTGGTCCAGCGCCTCCTCGACATCCAGATCGCGCTGGCGTCGGCCTCGGACCAGGCGGCCACCATCGCCGGCGGCCCGGGACAGGTGGACGCCAAGGCGCTCGTGGCCGTGGCCATGGAGGCGGCAGCGGAGGCCGGCGCGGTGGCCACGTCCGTGTTCGAGGGCAAGCTCCCGGGGTTCAACTCCAGCGTGCCCGACTTCAGGAAGTGCCTCGCCAACTGCACCGTGACGATGAAGAGCGCCATGAAGAAGATCCACGGCGCCTCGGCCGCCGTGAAGGCCGGCGCCAACGACATCGCCAAGACCCTGGCGTCGCGTGCCATCGGCGACGTGTCGTCGTGCACGCTCAGCTGCAAGGAACTCAACGGCGACGTGCGCCTCATCCTGCAGCAGAGCCTCGTCGAGTTCCAGAAGATGCTCCAGatcgccgtcgccttcatcagcAAGATTAAGCCCAAGCCGGTTCCTCCCCCGCCGGTGCCAACGATGCCATGA